A window of Argopecten irradians isolate NY chromosome 1, Ai_NY, whole genome shotgun sequence contains these coding sequences:
- the LOC138329085 gene encoding uncharacterized protein C6orf118-like, whose translation MTAYKFTAHKQLRQLLNNAEVVQKKDIKDYAGGHLNQSNLYRPPTQWASQNWNKTNPDPLSTKSKSKSTMVVSTRPTTERDHKMKEVLYDFSIGTSGSLPTNPKNRLSKSPRKFSESRTSTRKCPSASSNRSLYTEMEKDGVYVEELKTDEVMLSSPRITNTKGKKLPPVEDNEYTVMEDLAKSLAEEGLLTFRHTFLPTHHMGVTKKDQYVKLMSFETDILKKKESNEKKVLSGEKAVRHLEERLQQELDSMNFFDMGPNFHKLQIYSNTFEDLIEDSPTFVYILRAVKTEYDNYISKLLDTQTPQHSKLLKEQVEQMASRGTSRPDDLQEAKDKVTHLEQKAKDKLEENEKLRRMVEEEEEWLTSVPEPDLQRKRSSVFREEGPAELADEIEHAKALILEKLDDLNHLRTKLREQYVPLTVCTHLEQCIKETEVEVQKLLKQNEYFERSIEEMEVDLKDAIQQADTSERDAKRIWRKVNSRRGLPHIPNLMNGGGHESDDDEDDESKWNWYIS comes from the exons ATGACAGCATACAAGTTCACAGCGCATAAACAACTACGACAGTTGCTGAATAATGCTGAAGTTGTACAGAAAAAGGATATCAAGGACTATGCTGGGGGTCACTTGAACCAGTCTAATTTGTATAGACCCCCAACACAATGGGCAAGCCAAAACTGGAATAAGACCAACCCAGATCCTCTCTCAACCAAATCAAAGTCTAAAAGTACCATGGTTGTGAGTACAAGACCTACTACCGAGCGAGATCATAAGATGAAGGAGGTTCTGTATGATTTCAGCATTGGCACTTCAGGAAGTTTACCAACAAATCCCAAAAACAGGCTATCAAAAAGCCCTAGAAAATTTTCAGAATCTCGAACTTCTACAAGAAAATGTCCAAGTGCTTCTTCTAATAGATCACTTTATACAGAAATGGAAAAAGATGGTGTTTATGTGGAAGAATTAAAGACTGATGAAGTCATGTTATCTTCGCCTAGGATAACAAACACTAAAGGCAAGAAATTGCCACCTGTGGAGGACAATGAGTACACTGTAATGGAGGACCTTGCCAAAAGTCTGGCAGAGGAAGGACTGTTAACTTTCAGACACACGTTCCTACCAACACACCACATGGGTGTGACAAAGAAGGACCAGTACGTCAAACTAATGAGTTTTGAAACAGATATATTAAAGAAGAAAGAATCAAATGAAAAGAAAGTTCTGTCTGGTGAAAAAGCTGTGAGGCATTTAGAAGAGAGACTTCAGCAG GAACTTGATTCAATGAACTTTTTCGACATGGGACCCAATTTTCACAAGCTGCAgatatacagtaatacattTGAAGATTTGATAGAGGACTCCCCAACATTTGTGTACATCCTTCGAGCTGTAAAG ACAGAATATGATAACTACATCTCCAAGCTATTGGACACCCAGACTCCACAACACAGTAAATTACTAAAGGAACAAGTGGAACAAATGGCCAGCCGTGGAACGTCACGCCCTGATGACCTTCAGGAGGCTAAAGACAAGGTCACTCATCTGGAACAAAAAGCCAAAGACAAACTGGAAGAAAATGAAAA ATTGAGGAGGATGGTAGAAGAAGAGGAAGAATGGCTGACCAGTGTTCCTGAACCAG ATCTACAAAGGAAGAGGTCAAGTGTGTTCCGAGAGGAGGGTCCAGCAGAACTGGCCGACGAGATAGAACACGCTAAAGCTCTGATCCTGGAGAAGCTGGATGATCTGAATCATCTGAGGACAAAGTTACGTGAACAATATGTTCCCCTCACAGTGTGTACACATCTGGAACAGTGCATCAAGGAAACAGAG GTTGAAGTCCAGAAACTATTAAAACAGAATGAGTACTTTGAGAGAAGTATTGAAGAAATGGAGGTGGACCTAAAAGATGCAATACAACAAGCAGACACCAGTGAAAGGGATGCTAA GCGAATCTGGAGAAAAGTGAATTCAAGACGAGGACTTCCTCACATTCCAAATCTAATGAATGGTGGAGGGCatgagagtgatgatgatgaggatgatgaaaGCAAGTGGAACTGGTACATCTCTTAG